CACCGCTGGCGAAAATATCTGGATCCTGACTTAATTAAAGGCTTCTGGTCCAAAGAGGAAGATGAAAAGGtgggaaaatgaaaaacatggtTTTAGTTtggatattttcctttttttgttatttaaattctgtttttacttttgtatttttctctgGATAGATAGTAGAGCTTGTGGCCAAGTATGGCACCAAGCACTGGACTCTAATTTCAAAGCATCTAAAGGGTCGATTGGGGAAGCAGTGCCGTGATCGCTGGCACAATCACCTCGACCCAATGATCAGTAAGAGCTGCTGGACTGATGAAGAGGATCTCATCATCTATAAAGCccactccattctgggaaaccGGTGGACTGAGATTTCCAGGCTGCTCCCAGGAAGGTGGGCCAGTTAGCTAGCAATGactgaatttttaaaatatggttAGCAGTCAAaatgcaatttatttatttatttttttctggcaGGTCTGACAATTCTGTGAAGAATCATTGGAATTCGACCATCAAACGTAAAGCAGAGCTGGGCTTCTTTAGAGATGCTGCTCAAAGCATTTCCATTGATATTCAGCAATTTGTGGATGGAGAGGTACAGTGCTTATTGGATGTAGTTCATACTTTTTAAGGCTTCATTTTCAGTTATAACTGATGAGATATGCCAGTATTGTTAGATAGATTTTATACTGGGACATAGCCAGCTCAAAAAATTCAAAGCTGcttgtttttaatgtcactAAACTAccatttttcctgcagttttaAGTTACAGTAAACTTTGATATTGTTAATTGTGAATTAATATTACATGATGTGTTACAGGTGGATTTCAAATGTGACGTTGTTTTAGATGCCGAACCAGTAACTCCTGAAGTGGTGAGCTTGCTATAGCTGTATTTCTGAAGAAAAGATTTAGGAATTCATAAATACCTAAATCTTTCAGGATTTCACACAAGCTGTTCTCATCCGACAAGTTTGGTTTACCTATTGTGCGTTTTGCTCTGCTGCAGCTCAGGCCTGAGAAGTCAATGCAGGACAAGGAGCACCATAAAGCCAAGCAGAAGACTGCTGCTCCACCTCCGCAGAGGTCTACATCAAAGAGAGAGTCTTCCTCCCTCAGCAATTCTTTTCTCCCCTGCTCAAAATCCAGTCCCAGCTCTGGCACCGCACCACCAGCCGTGCAGGTGGATCAGAAAAAGTTTGCTGATGCAGCACTAAGGATGATTGCTGAGGACATGTTGCCCCTCAGGTGAGTTCTTCTGCTGATAGTTGAGATAGTGTTGGTTTGTGATTCACTGAAGGAGGTTTGGTAATCCTTAAGTCAATGCAATTTTCTTGTCACTCTGTGGTTATGTTGAAAACTTTGTAAAGGCTTTTATATATTGAATTAATATTTACTGTATATCATTAAATGTATGATTCACTTTATTCCGCACAGCTTTGTTGAAGGGGCTGGCTTCAGGTCTTTCATGAGTACGATCAGCCCTGAGTACAACAAGCTATCCCAGCGCGCAGTGGCCCTGCAGCTTTATGACGAGGTGGAACGAGCCATCAAGCCTCAGCTCATCCGTGATCTTAAATCCTGCCTTGCCACAATGAAAGATGGTGAAAGTGCCATTCATGTCACCGTTGATCTCTGGGCAGGGGCTCAAACCCTGCCAGTAGAGGATCCCATTGTTGTTGTCCAGCTTCACTTTATCAGTGATTCCTGGCAGCTCCGCCGTCCTATTGTGGCCTTCCGTCATGTCAGCCACAAAAACCTCAGCACTTGTGTGTCCAGGGAGCTCGAAGGTGTGCTGCTCAGCTACGGGATCTTTCCTCGCAGCATCGGCTACGTCCTTGCCAACCAGGCTAAAGAAGCCCTAGCTACAAACAACTTGTTCTGCGACTACAAGATTATGTGCACGTCCAATAGAGGAGAACCGGATGGAGATGAAGTGCTGGCCTTTCTGTCAGACCAAATGTCTGAAGCAGAGTCCCCTTTTTCCGAGCTGCAGATGGGGACAAGGACTACATGTGCTGCCAGGACACTGCAGATAGTGATTAGGGATGCCTTAAGAAATTCAAGAGTAGTAGAGAACCTGCTCTCACAGGTCCACAATGTGGTGGCTTTCTTCAAGAGCAGCCCCTACTGGAGCGAGGTATGAGACTAAAGGATTTAAATGTTATTTCCAAGGTATTTAAAGCTGGGTTTCAATATATTCATGTTTCCTCTTGCTTACATTATTTAGTGTAATGTGGCAAATGTTTTACAGAAAAGATGCAGACCTGAGCTCTGTTAACAAGATTATTTTTgccctttttctcttttttcttttaaattaggTTTTGATGAAGGAGTACAATGTGTCTTTGTGCCCTTCCTCTAGCAACTGTCGTTGGAACTCCATGATGCTATCATTACGGCGAATGGTCCAGGAGTCTGTCTGGAGCTCCATCATGACTCTCCTGGCCCAGGCACGCATAGAGGCTAGTGACACAGCCAGCGCCCCACCACTGGTCATGGTTAAGAGGGAACAAGTGATTGACATTCTAGGTCTTCTTGAGCCCTTTGAGGAGGCTTTACAGGTAACAGAGCAAGTTTCTCTATAATGGAATTTCCAAATCTACATGTGTAACCTTTTGTTCAGTAATCCCATAATCAGGCTAAGAAGAAATGTGAACGGGGTCTTTAATAGAAGACATGTTTGTGTCTTATCTATCGTAGGTCCTGCAAGGAAATGGTGTGACTATGTCTCTCATCATACCGTCCCTCATTGGACTTGATAAAACCTTGGAGAATTGTGTCACCAACTACACCCACTTCTGCAAGGCCCTGCGCACAGGCCTCTACACACACTTCCAGCCAGTGATTCACCAGAAGGACATGATACTAGCTGCTGTGCTGGATCCTAGGATCAAACTGCAGGTACCAAATTAGGCCAGAAGCATAGTGGACTTCTGtagatttatatttaattgaatATGCGTGTTGAGtagataaaggaaaaaaatgtgtgtacATTTAAAACAACCATTTTTTTTTGCAGCCGTTTTCTGATGACAACCAGGATGAACAGAATGATTTCCTAACACCTCCGTCAAAATCTGAGGCTCGCAGCATTGTTGAGTCCACATTAGAAAACATGGAAGCCTCAACTTTTCCTACTGTTGAGGCAGAGAAAGATCAGACAGGCAGTGGGCTGGAGCAC
This region of Maylandia zebra isolate NMK-2024a linkage group LG20, Mzebra_GT3a, whole genome shotgun sequence genomic DNA includes:
- the mybl2a gene encoding v-myb avian myeloblastosis viral oncogene homolog-like 2a; translation: MDDEGDDNLCFDTDSDLVENKDGTRCQVKWTQEEDDNLKILVCNIGKKDWKTIASFLPGRTEYQCMHRWRKYLDPDLIKGFWSKEEDEKIVELVAKYGTKHWTLISKHLKGRLGKQCRDRWHNHLDPMISKSCWTDEEDLIIYKAHSILGNRWTEISRLLPGRSDNSVKNHWNSTIKRKAELGFFRDAAQSISIDIQQFVDGEVDFKCDVVLDAEPVTPEVLRPEKSMQDKEHHKAKQKTAAPPPQRSTSKRESSSLSNSFLPCSKSSPSSGTAPPAVQVDQKKFADAALRMIAEDMLPLSFVEGAGFRSFMSTISPEYNKLSQRAVALQLYDEVERAIKPQLIRDLKSCLATMKDGESAIHVTVDLWAGAQTLPVEDPIVVVQLHFISDSWQLRRPIVAFRHVSHKNLSTCVSRELEGVLLSYGIFPRSIGYVLANQAKEALATNNLFCDYKIMCTSNRGEPDGDEVLAFLSDQMSEAESPFSELQMGTRTTCAARTLQIVIRDALRNSRVVENLLSQVHNVVAFFKSSPYWSEVLMKEYNVSLCPSSSNCRWNSMMLSLRRMVQESVWSSIMTLLAQARIEASDTASAPPLVMVKREQVIDILGLLEPFEEALQVLQGNGVTMSLIIPSLIGLDKTLENCVTNYTHFCKALRTGLYTHFQPVIHQKDMILAAVLDPRIKLQPFSDDNQDEQNDFLTPPSKSEARSIVESTLENMEASTFPTVEAEKDQTGSGLEHDVKEESQTDGVMDTCAGSSDNNCPEISENDLKRKSIFNFLQPPAKTLKMSEFDVYLSEPLWESNSTLQYWKCASRFPKLQGLAKKLLAVPATSGGFDRFSPMAACIVKAKRNRLPPHTTERLLLYKNSVKVKTVKKPSRAAKH